ATCCGCGAAGAAGACTGTGGAACAGATCGAGGTCTTCTAGCTAAATCAATAAAAGAAGGCAATGAAATCATTGAAAAGCTTGAAGAAAGAATTGTTGGTAGACATGCTAGAAGAACAATCTATCATCCAGAAACGGGAGAAGTCGTTGCAGAGGAAAACGATCTTATTACTGAAGATCTAACTACACAAATCATTGACTTAGGTATTGAAGAAGTCTGGATTCGTTCTGCGTTTACTTGTAATACGCGTCATGGAGTATGTAAAAAATGCTACGGGCGTAACTTAGCAACTGGAACGGAAGTTGAAGTAGGAGAAGCTGTAGGAATTATAGCTGCTCAATCAATTGGTGAACCAGGTACACAGTTGACGATGCGTACGTTCCATACAGGTGGAGTTGCTGGGGATGATATCACCCAAGGTTTACCTCGTATTCAAGAATTGTTTGAAGCCCGTAATCCGAAAGGGCAAGCGGTTATCTCTGAAATTGATGGTGTTATAGCTGATATCAATGAAGTTCGAGATAAGCAACAAGAAATTGTTATTCAAAATGCAGTAGAAACTAGATCGTACACCGCTCCTTTTAATGCTCGTTTAAAGCTAACTAAAGGTGATGAAGTAAAGCGTGGGCAAGAGATTACAGAAGGTTCTGTTGATCCTAAAGAACTATTAAAGGTAACAGATATTACCGCTGTTCAGGAATACCTCTTGAGAGAAGTTCAAAAGGTTTACCGTATGCAAGGTGTTGAAATTGGTGATAAACACGTAGAGGTAATGGTCAGACAAATGCTGAAAAAAGTGAGAGTAATTGATCCGGGTGATACAGATGTACTTCCAGGTACTCTTTTAGATATCCATCAATTTACCGATGCGAATAGAAAAGTCCTTCTAAAAGGCGAACAGCCTGCGACAGGAAAACCTGTATTGTTAGGAATCACAAAAGCATCGCTTGAAACAGAATCATTCTTATCAGCTGCTTCATTCCAAGAAACAACACGTGTACTAACAGACGCTGCGATTAAGGGTAAACGTGATGAATTATTAGGATTAAAAGAAAATGTAATTATTGGTAAACTTGTACCCGCTGGTACAGGGATGCAACGCTATCGTAAAGCAATGCCAGTAAAAACGGATATTGAAACTGAAGATACTGTTACCGTCGACTAACAGTGGCCCTAAAAAGAGATGGATTGTTTACATGTTATCAATAGAAAGTACCATAACTTGTTGACATCCATCTCTATGGGTGATATTATATTCAAGGTGCTCAATGTAACACCTGTTACTTTGGAGGATATGCTGTGTCTTATGAAAAAGTATCACAGGCAAAAAGAATAATTATTGGTACAAAGCAAACAGTAAAAGCCTTAAAAAATAACCATGTAATAGAGTTAGTTATTGCAAGCGATGCAGATCCAAGGATTACTGTGAAAGTAGTCGAACTAGCGAAGCAGCATAACATCCCTATATCAAAGGTTTCTTCAATGAAAAAGCTTGGTAAAGCTTGTGGAATTGAAGTGGGTGCTTCTACTGTGGCAATATTAAAGTAAAATCTGTTTTTGTAGATTAAACTACAAAAACTTTGTTTTTGCTTAATTATGAACCACCTGGATGTGTGGGACTAAACAACAAGAAGGGAGGATCTTTTTAATGCCTACTATTAATCAATTAGTACGTAAGGGTCGTGTAACTAAACTTAAAAAATCTGACTCTCCTGCGTTAAACAAAGGTTATAACAGCTTCAAAAAAGCTCAAACGAATCTTTCATCACCGCAAAAACGTGGCGTTTGTACTCGTGTAGGAACAATGACTCCGAAAAAGCCAAACTCAGCGTTACGTAAATATGCTCGTGTTCGTTTAACAAACGGAATTGAAGTGACTGCATATATTCCTGGAATCGGCCATAACCTACAAGAGCATAGTGTTGTTCTTATTCGTGGAGGACGAGTAAAAGACTTACCAGGGGTACGTTATCATATTGTTCGTGGTGCGTTAGATACTGCGGGCGTTGATGGACGTATGCAAGGTCGTTCAAAATATGGTACGAAGAGACCGAAAAAAAGCAAGTAATAGATTAGATTAAAAGAAAGGAGGAAACTATTATGCCTCGTAAAGGTCCAGTTGCAAAAAGAGATGTATTACCAGATCCGATTTACAACTCAAAATTAGTAACTCGTTTAATTAACAAAATTATGATCGATGGAAAGCGCGGTAAAGCACAGACCATCCTTTATAATGCACTAGAGCTTGTTAAAGAACGTACAGGAAATGATCCGATGGAAGTGTTTGAACAAGCACTTAAAAACATCATGCCTGTTCTTGAAGTTAAAGCTCGTCGTGTAGGTGGATCTAACTATCAAGTACCTGTAGAAGTCCGTCCGGAGCGTCGTACAACTTTAGGTCTTCGTTGGTTAGTAAACTACTCTCGCCTTCGTGGTGAAAAAACGATGGAAGAAAGACTAGCAAATGAAATTATGGATGTTGCTAACAACACTGGTGCATCTGTTAAGAAACGTGAAGATACGCATAAGATGGCTGAAGCAAACAAAGCATTTGCTCACTATCGCTGGTAATAACAACTTCGTGTTCAAAAAGCTCAATCACCGTTACATGATTATTGGTCATGTTTAGAATTGATCTTTTTGAACACTTTATTAAAAAAACCTTATAGAAAGGAGAAATACATCCTATGGCAAGAGAGTTCTCCTTAGAAAAGACTCGAAATATCGGTATCATGGCTCATATTGATGCTGGTAAAACAACAACAACAGAACGAGTATTATTTTACACTGGTCGTATCCATAAAATTGGTGAAACTCATGAAGGGGCTTCACAAATGGACTGGATGGCACAAGAGCAGGAGCGTGGGATTACAATCACATCAGCTGCAACAACTGCTCAATGGAAGGGCCACCGTATTAATATCATTGATACGCCTGGACACGTAGACTTTACAGTGGAGGTAGAACGTTCCCTTCGTGTATTAGATGGCGCAGTTGCTGTTTTAGATGCACAATCCGGAGTTGAACCTCAAACTGAAACCGTTTGGCGTCAGGCTACTACATATGGCGTTCCACGTGTAGTTTTTATTAATAAAATGGATAAAATCGGTGCTGACTTCCTTTATTCAACAGGTACATTGAAAGACCGCTTACAAGCTAATGCACACCCTATTCAATTACCAATCGGCGCTGAGGACCAATTTGAAGGTATTATCGACCTAGTAGAAATGAAAGCTTATTTCTATGAGGATGACCTAGGAACACGTGCTGATGCTCGTGACATTCCTGAAGATTACAAAGAGTTAGCTGAAGAGTATCACGGCAAGCTTATTGAAGCAGTTGCTGAACTTGATGAAGAGTTAATGATGAAATATCTTGAAGGAGAAGAAATCACAGTTGATGAATTGAAAGCTGGTATCCGTAAAGGTACTTGTGATGTGGAATTCTATCCAGTAATTTGTGGTTCTGCTTTCAAAAACAAAGGTGTACAATTGATGATCGATACAGTTATTGACTACCTTCCTTCTCCAATTGATGTAAAAGATATTAAAGGAACAATTCCTGATACAGACGAAGAAGTGACTCGTCCTTCATCGGATGATGCACCGTTTTCTGCATTAGCTTTTAAAGTAATGACAGATCCGTATGTAGGAAAACTTACTTTCTTCAGAGTATACTCTGGTACATTAAGTTCTGGATCCTATGTAGTCAACTCAACTAAAGGAAAGCGTGAACGCGTTGGACGTATTCTTCAAATGCATGCGAATTCAAGAGAAGAGATTCCAGTTGTTTACTCTGGTGATATAGCTGCAGCAGTTGGTTTGAAAGAGACAACGACAGGTGACACTTTATGTGATGAGAAAAACCTAGTTATCCTTGAATCAATGGAATTCCCAGAACCTGTTATTCACGTTGCGATTGAACCAAAATCAAAAGCAGACCAAGACAAAATGGGTATCGCCTTAGGAAAGTTAGCTGAGGAAGATCCAACATTCCGTACGCACACTGACCATGAAACAGGTCAAACCATTATTGCTGGTATGGGTGAGCTTCATTTAGATATCATCGTTGACCGTATGAAACGTGAATTTAAAGTTGAGGCTAATGTAGGCGCTCCTCAAGTTGCTTACCGTGAGACTTTCCGCCAGTCAGCACAAGTTGAAGGAAAGTTTGTTCGTCAATCTGGTGGACGTGGACAGTTTGGTCACGTTTGGATTGAGTTCTCTCCAAACGATGAAGGTGAAGGCTTCGAATTTGAAAATGCAATTGTTGGAGGGGTTGTACCTCGAGAATACATCCCAGCAGTTCAAGCGGGTCTTGAAGATGCATTAGATAATGGAGTTCTTGCTGGATATCCTTTAATTGATATTAAAGCTAAACTATATGATGGGTCTTACCATGATGTAGACTCTAACGAAATGGCGTTTAAGATTGCGGCATCCATGGCGTTGAAAAATGCTGTATCTAAGTGTAAACCTGTATTACTTGAGCCTATCATGAAGGTTGAAGTTGTTATTCCAGAGGAATATATGGGTGACATTATGGGTGATGTGACATCAAGACGTGGTCGTGTAGAAGGTATGGAAGCTAGAGGAAATGCGCAGGTAGTTCGTGCAATGGTACCTCTTGCTGAAATGTTTGGATACGCAACTGCATTACGTTCTAACACTCAAGGTCGTGGTGTATTCACAATGTTCTTTGACCACTATGAAGAAGTGCCAAAGAGTGTTTCTGAAGAAATTATTAAAAAAAATAAAGGTGAATAATTGATTTCATCCTTTTATTCAAGTATAACTACTATTGAGTAAATAGAAAGAAAGAGCTTGCTTTTCCTTTCTATTACCCTATAAATTATGATCATTTAAGGAGGATTTTTAGAATGGCTAAAGAAAAATTCGATCGTTCCAAAACACATGCCAATATCGGTACAATTGGACACGTTGACCATGGTAAAACTACATTAACTGCAGCAATCACTACAGTACTTCATAAGAAATCAGGTTCAGGTACAGCAATGGCTTATGACCAAATTGATGGTGCTCCAGAAGAGCGCGAGCGTGGAATTACAATTTCTACAGCTCACGTTGAGTATGAAACTGACTCTCGTCACTATGCACACGTTGACTGCCCAGGACATGCTGACTACGTTAAAAACATGATCACTGGTGCTGCTCAAATGGACGGAGCTATCCTAGTTGTATCTGCAGCTGATGGCCCAATGCCACAAACTCGTGAACACATTCTTTTATCTCGTCAAGTAGGTGTACCATACATCGTTGTATTCTTAAACAAATGTGATATGGTTGATGACGAAGAGCTTCTTGAATTAGTAGAAATGGAAGTTCGTGATCTACTTTCTGAGTATGATTTCCCTGGTGACGATGTACCAGTAATCAAAGGTTCAGCTCTTAAAGCTCTTGAAGGAGATGCTGATTGGGAAGCGAAAATCTTTGAACTTATGGATGCTGTAGATGACTACATCCCAACTCCAGAACGTGATACTGAAAAACCATTCATGATGCCTGTTGAGGACGTATTCTCTATTACAGGTCGTGGTACAGTTGCGACTGGTCGTGTTGAACGCGGTCAAGTAAAAGTTGGAGATGAAATTGAAATCATCGGACTTGCAGAAGAGCCTTCAAAAACAACTGTAACAGGTGTAGAAATGTTCCGTAAGCTTCTTGATTATGCTGAAGCTGGAGACAACATCGGTGCTTTATTACGTGGTGTTTCTCGTGAAGATATCAACCGTGGACAAGTACTTGCTAAACCAGGTACAATCACTCCACACACGAAGTTCAAAGCGGAAGTTTATGTTCTTTCTAAAGAAGAAGGTGGCCGTCATACTCCATTCTTCACAAACTACCGCCCACAGTTCTACTTCCGTACAACTGACGTAACTGGAATCGTAAACCTTCCTGAAGGTGTAGAAATGGTTATGCCTGGAGATAACGTTGAAATGTCAATCGACCTTATCTCTCCAATCGCGATCGAAGAAGGAACTAAGTTCTCTATTCGTGAAGGTGGACGTACAGTAGGTGCTGGAGTAGTAGCAACTATTACTGAATAATATATGCATTAAAAAAAACGTACTCTTTGAAAAGGGTACGTTTTTTTATGGCTTTTTTACAGAGTAAGAAAGTATAAAAAATCTGTCCTTATTCGGAGGGTGCTATTATTTTTGTCTAGCTCCAGCGCCAGCGAAGGGTAGCGCTTTCGAAGCACACGATGTGCAAGCATCATCGTTGCCTACACGACGTGGCTGAACTTAGTAGATCCTCCGCTTTCGGGCTTTTCGTGTTTCCTTTATCTGATACGGCGATGCCCAGGACGGGCTAGCGTCAACGTTAGTTCGCGCGTCGTGACTGTACTTAGTTGACGTTCCTTTCCCCCTTCGTTGCTAAACGGACGCTTGCGTTTTTCTTATCATTAATATTTACACAAGTGAAGAAATGTTGCCTCATTATAAATTGGAAAAATAAGATTCTTGTATAGTGGTTGAAATTATCACGAAGTCATAATATACTAGGTTCCGTCATCATTATGAAAAGATTTAAGATTTTCTTGCACCAACGAATAAATTTATGTATAATATTTAATGTTGGTCTTAGACTGCGATGACGTGAGAGGTTGCTGATACACCCGGCCGCTTTGCCATGGCGGAGGTTCAGGAAATTCTCACTGAGAATTGTCTATCATAAATAGGCGTAAAGGAGGGAAAATAATGGCAAAACAAAAGATTCGTATTCGTTTAAAAGCATATGATCACAGAATCCTTGATCAATCTGCAGAAAAGATTGTTGAAACAGCAAAACGTTCAGGTGCAAGCGTATCAGGGCCAATCCCGTTACCAACTGAAAAATCTGTTTACACAATCCTACGTGCGGTGCACAAATATAAAGATTCTCGCGAACAGTTTGAAATGCGTACACATAAACGTCTAATAGATATTGTTAATCCAACACCACAGACGGTTGATGCATTAATGCGTCTTGACTTACCATCAGGTGTGGACATTGAAATCAAATTATAATTATTAATATGAAAGAATATTTAGGAGGTGTGACTCATGACCAAAGGAATCTTAGGTAGAAAAATAGGAATGACTCAAGTATTTGCTGAAAACGGCGACTTAATCCCTGTGACGGTAATTGAAGCTACTCCAAACGTCGTTCTTCAAAAGAAGAATACTGATACAGATGGCTACGATGCTGTTCAATTAGGTTTTGAAGATAAACGTGAAAAGCTATCAAACAAACCTGAACAAGGCCACGTTGCAAAAGCAAATACTGCACCTAAGCGCTTCATTCGTGAGATCCGTGAAGCTACTGGTGAGTTTGAACTTGGTCAAGAAGTCAAAGTTGATATTTTCTCAGATGGAGAAATTGTAGATGTAACAGGTGTTTCTAAAGGTAAAGGGTTCCAAGGTGCGATCAAGCGTCATAATCAATCTAGAGGACCTATGTCACACGGTTCCCGTTATCACCGTCGCCCAGGATCAATGGGTCCGACTGCACCAAACCGTGTATTTAAATCTAAAGCACTCCCAGGACGTATGGGTGGAGAAAGAGTCTCTATTCAAAACCTTGAGATCGTTAAAGTGGATGCAGAACGTAATCTTCTATTAATTAAAGGAAACGTTCCAGGGCCTAAAAAATCTTTAGTTGAAGTGAGATCTGCAACTAAAGCTAACTAATTTCATAGGAAAGGAGGAAAACAATAATGCTAAAAGTTGCATTATATAACCAAAGCGGTTCTGAAATCGGTGAAGTTGAATTAAATGATTCAGTATTTGGTGTGGAACCAAATGAATCGGTATTGTACGAAGCGATCATTATGCAAAGAGCTTCTCTACGACAAGGAACACATAAAGTTAAAAACCGTTCAGAAGTGAAAGGTGGAGGTCGTAAGCCATGGCGTCAAAAGGGTACAGGACGTGCTCGTCAAGGTTCTATTAGATCCCCACAATGGCGTGGTGGTGGTACTGTATTTGGTCCAACTCCTCGTTCATATTCATATAAGCTTCCTAAGAAAGTTCGTCGTCTAGCAATTAAATCTGCACTTTCTACAAAGGTAAATGAAAATAGCCTAGTAGTTCTTGAAGATTTAACTTTTGCTGCACCTAAGACGAAAGAAATGAAAACAGTCCTTAACAGCCTTTCAGTAGAAAAGAAAGCACTTATTGTGACTGCAGACTTCAATGAGGCTGTTTCATTATCTGCACGTAATATTCCTGGTGTTACGGTTGTAACGACAGAGGGTATTAATGTTTTAGATGTCATTAATCATGACAAATTACTAATGACTAAAGCTGCTGTTGAAAAAGTAGGGGAGGTGCTTTCATAATGAAGGACTTACGTGATATCATTAAGCGCCCCGTTATTACAGAACGTTCAAGTGATCTAATGGCTGATAGATCTTATACTTTTGAAGTGGATGTTAAAGCGAACAAAACTGAAGTTAAAGATGCGATTGAATCCATCTTTGGTGTAAAAGTTGAGAGAGTAAACATCATGAACTATAAAGGTAAGGCTAAAAGAGTAGGACGCTATACAGGTTTTACTAACAAACGTAAAAAAGCGATTGTTAAGCTTACTGAAGATAGCAAAGAACTAGAATTATTTGAAGTTTAATAATTAAAAAAGGAGGGAAAAAGGATGGCGATTAAAAAGTATAAACCAACCTCAAATGGTCGTCGTGGAATGACGGTTTCAGACTTTGCTGAAATCACTACCGACAAACCAGAAAAATCGTTACTTTCACCGCTTTATAAAAAAGCAGGTCGTAACAACCAAGGAAAAATTACTGTACGTCATCAAGGTGGCGGACATAAACGCCAATATCGTATCATCGATTTCAAGCGTGATAAAGATGGTATACCAGGCCGCGTTGCTACAATCGAATACGATCCAAACCGCTCAGCAAACATTGCATTAGTTCATTATGCTGATGGGGAGAAACGCTATATTTTAGCTCCAAAAAACATAACTGTTGGAACGGAAATTATGTCTGGTGTTGAATCAGATATTAAAGTGGGTAATGCATTACCGCTTGCGAATATCCCGGTCGGAACAGTTATTCACAACATTGAGTTAAAACCAGGAAAAGGCGGACAGCTTGTACGTTCAGCTGGAACATCTGCACAAGTACTAGGTAAAGAAGGTAAATATGTTCTTGTACGTTTGAACTCAGGTGAAGTTCGTATGATTCTTGCAACATGCCGTGCTACTATCGGTCAAGTTGGTAACGAACAGCATGAACTTATTAATATAGGTAAAGCTGGACGTTCTCGTTGGTTAGGCAAGCGCCCAACTGTTCGTGGTTCTGTTATGAACCCTAACGATCACCCACACGGTGGTGGTGAAGGACGTGCGCCAATCGGACGTAAATCACCAATGTCTCCATGGGGTAAACCAACACTTGGATATAAGACACGTAAGAAGAGCAAAGGATCAGATAAGTTCATCGTACGTCGTCGTAAAAAATAACCGTGTTGTTCTACGGTTCAAAAGGGCCGTAGCGCAATCACGAAGGGAGGTACAAACATGGGTCGTAGCCTAAAAAAAGGACCATTCGTAGATGATCATCTTATGAATAAGATTGAAAAACTAAACGAAACAGATAAAAAACAAGTAGTGAAAACTTGGTCTCGTCGTTCAACAATCTTCCCAAATTTTATCGGTCATACTGTTGCTGTATATGATGGACGTAAACATGTACCGGTTTATATTACAGAAGATATGGTAGGACACAAGTTAGGTGAATTTGCACCTAGCCGTACGTATAAAGGTCATGCAAATGACGATAAAAAAACTAGACGTTAATGAGAGGAGGCATATACATGCAAGCTAAAGCTGTCGCAAGAACAGTAAGAATTGCTCCTCGTAAAGCTCGTATTGTAATTGATTTGATTCGAGGTAAGCAAGTAGGTGAAGCTATCGCTATTTTGCGTCATACTCCAAAAGCAGCTTCTCCAATTATTGAAAAAGTTTTAAATTCTGCTATTGCAAATGCTGAACATAATTACGAAATGGACGTAAACACATTAGTGATTAATGAAGCTTTTGTTGATGAAGGACCAACACTAAAACGTTTCCGTCCTCGTGCAATGGGTAGAGCTAGCCAAATAAACAAACGTACTAGCCACATTACAATCGTGGTATCTGAAAAGAAGGAGGGATAATACGTGGGTCAAAAAGTTAATCCAGTCGGTCTTCGTATAGGTGTCATTCGTGATTGGGATTCTAGATGGTATGCTGGAAAAGACTATGCAGATCTTCTCCATGAAGACATCAAAATTCGTGAATATATCAATAAACGTTTACATGACGCTTCAGTATCTCGCGTTGAGATCGAGCGTGCGGCTAACCGCGTAAACATCTCAATTCATACTGCTAAACCAGGAATGGTTATTGGTAAAGGCGGTACAGAAGTTGAAGCTCTTCGTAAAGCTTTAAATAAATTAACCGGAAAAAGAGTTCATATCAACATTCTTGAAGTTAAGAAAGCGGATATGGATGCTAAACTAGTAGCAGAGAACATTGCTCGTCAACTTGAGAATCGTGCTTCTTTCCGTCGTGTACAAAAGCAAGCAATCCAACGTGCTATGCGTTCTGGTGCTAAAGGAATCAAAACGATGGTATCTGGTCGTCTTGGTGGAGCTGATATTGCTCGTGCTGAGTACTATAGTGAAGGAACAGTACCATTACACACTCTTCGTGCTGACATCGATTACGGAACAGCAGAAGCTGATACAACTTACGGTAAATTAGGAATCAAAGTATGGATCTATCGTGGTGAGGTTCTTCCTACTAAGAAGGAAACTAAGGAAGGAGGAAAATAATAATGTTATTACCTAAACGTGTAAAATACCGTCGTGAACATCGTGGTAAAATGCGTGGTCGTGCTAAAGGTGGAACAGAAGTTCATTTCGGTGAATATGGCCTTCAATCACTTGAAGCATCATGGATTACAAACCGTCAAATTGAAGCGGCTCGTATTGCAATGACTCGTTACATGAAACGTGGCGGTAAAGTATGGATTAAAATTTTCCCATCTAAACCTTACACTGCGAAACCATTAGAAGTTCGAATGGGTTCTGGTAAAGGAGCTCCTGAAGGTTGGGTAGCTGTCGTTAAACCTGGGAAAATTCTTTTTGAAATATCAGGTGTATCAGAAGAAGTTGCAAGAGAAGCGTTACGTCTTGCATCACATAAATTACCTGTAAAAACTAAGTTCGTAAAACGTGAAGAAATTGGTGGTGAATCAAATGAAGGCTAATGAGATCCGAGATCTAACCACTGCCGAAATTGAACAAAATGTAAAAACTCTTAAAGAGGAATTATTTAACCTAAGATTCCAACTTGCTACAGGTCAGCTAGAAAATACAGCTCGCATTCGTGAAGTTCGTAAATCGATTGCTCGAATGAAAACGATTATTCATCAACGCGAAATGGCTGCAAAATAATATGATATTGAGAGGAGGTTTGCCTCATGAGTGAACGCAATCAGCGTAAAGTTTATACTGGACGTGTTGTCTCTGACAAAATGGATAAAACCATCACGGTACTAGTAGAAACGTATAAAAAACACCCATTATATGGCAAGCGCGTAAAGTACTCTAAGAAATTTAAAGCTCATGATGAAAACAACCAAGCGAAAATTGGAGATGTTGTTCGCATCATGGAAACACGTCCACTTTCAGCCACTAAGCGATTTCGTTTAGTAGAAGTTATTGAAGAGGCTGTTATTATCTAATAAATAGTTCGGGTAGTAAGTCCGAAAGGAGGTAATGGGACATGATTCAACAAGAATCACGTTTGAAAGTTGCGGATAACTCTGGTGCTCGTGAAATTTTAACGATTAAAGTCCTTGGTGGCTCTGGTCGTAAAACAGCAAACATCGGAGATGTTATTGTTGGTACGGTGAAACAAGCAACACCAGGAGGCGTTGTTAAAAAGGGTGACGTCGTAAAAGCAGTTATTGTACGTACTAAGAGTGGAGCGCGTCGTACAGACGGTTCTTACATTAAATTTGACGAAAATGCTTGCGTCGTTATTCGTGATGATAAGAGTCCACGAGGTACTCGTATCTTTGGACCAGTTGCTCGTGAACTTCGTGAAAACAACTTCATGAAGATTGTATCACTTGCTCCAGAAGTACTTTAATATAACTAAACCTTTACTAAGGAGGTGCAACTAGGATGCATGTGAAAAAAGGAGATAAAGTAATGGTGATCTCTGGTAAGGATAAAGGAAAACAAGGTCGAATCCTTGAAGCTTATCCTAAAAAGGATCGCGTGCTTGTTGAAGGTGTGAATATCGTCAAGAAACATTCAAAACCATCTCAAGCAAATCCACAGGGTGGAATTTTAACTCAAGAATCACCAATTCATGTATCAAATGTCATGCCGTTAGATCCTAAATCAGGCGAGGTTACTCGCGTTGGATATAAAGTCGAGGGTGGCAAAAAAGTGCGTGTTGCTAAAAAATCTGGTGAAAAATTAGATAAATAGGAAGGGAGGTCTACATTTTGAACCGCCTTAAAGATAAGTATCAAAAAGACATTACACCTGCTCTAATGAGCAAGTTTGAATATAAATCAGTGATGCAAGTTCCGAAAATCGAAAAGATTGTAATCAATATGGGTGTTGGTGATGCTGTGCAAAACTCAAAAGCTCTTGATAGCGCAGTGGAAGAACTAACGCTAATAGCTGGTCAAAAACCATTGATTACTAAAGCGAAAAAGTCAATTGCAGGTTTCCGCTTGCGTGAAGGGATGCCAATTGGTGCAAAAGTAACGCTTCGTGGAGAGCGTATGTATGAATTCTTTGACAAACTAATTGCTGTTGCTTTACCTCGTGTACGTGACTTTAGAGGGATTTCTAAGAAATCTTTTGACGGTCGTGGTAACTACACATTAGGTGTTAAAGAACAATTGATCTTCCCTGAAATTGATTACGATAAAGTAACGAAAGTACGCGGTATGGATATTGTAATTGTAACTACTGCAAATTCAGACGAAGAAGCTCGTGAATTGCTAACTCAATTCGGCATGCCGTTTCAAAAATAATCGCTAAGGGAGGCGACATTGTGGCTAAAAAATCAATGATAGCGAAACAAAAGCGCGAGCAAAAGTTTAAAGTGCGCGAGTATACACGTTGTGAGCGTTGTGGTCGTCCACATT
This portion of the Bacillus carboniphilus genome encodes:
- the rpsQ gene encoding 30S ribosomal protein S17 is translated as MSERNQRKVYTGRVVSDKMDKTITVLVETYKKHPLYGKRVKYSKKFKAHDENNQAKIGDVVRIMETRPLSATKRFRLVEVIEEAVII
- the rpsC gene encoding 30S ribosomal protein S3, with product MGQKVNPVGLRIGVIRDWDSRWYAGKDYADLLHEDIKIREYINKRLHDASVSRVEIERAANRVNISIHTAKPGMVIGKGGTEVEALRKALNKLTGKRVHINILEVKKADMDAKLVAENIARQLENRASFRRVQKQAIQRAMRSGAKGIKTMVSGRLGGADIARAEYYSEGTVPLHTLRADIDYGTAEADTTYGKLGIKVWIYRGEVLPTKKETKEGGK
- a CDS encoding type Z 30S ribosomal protein S14, whose translation is MAKKSMIAKQKREQKFKVREYTRCERCGRPHSVIRKFKLCRICFRELAYKGQIPGVKKASW
- the rplV gene encoding 50S ribosomal protein L22, producing the protein MQAKAVARTVRIAPRKARIVIDLIRGKQVGEAIAILRHTPKAASPIIEKVLNSAIANAEHNYEMDVNTLVINEAFVDEGPTLKRFRPRAMGRASQINKRTSHITIVVSEKKEG
- the rpsS gene encoding 30S ribosomal protein S19 translates to MGRSLKKGPFVDDHLMNKIEKLNETDKKQVVKTWSRRSTIFPNFIGHTVAVYDGRKHVPVYITEDMVGHKLGEFAPSRTYKGHANDDKKTRR
- the rplP gene encoding 50S ribosomal protein L16, with amino-acid sequence MLLPKRVKYRREHRGKMRGRAKGGTEVHFGEYGLQSLEASWITNRQIEAARIAMTRYMKRGGKVWIKIFPSKPYTAKPLEVRMGSGKGAPEGWVAVVKPGKILFEISGVSEEVAREALRLASHKLPVKTKFVKREEIGGESNEG
- the rplE gene encoding 50S ribosomal protein L5, whose product is MNRLKDKYQKDITPALMSKFEYKSVMQVPKIEKIVINMGVGDAVQNSKALDSAVEELTLIAGQKPLITKAKKSIAGFRLREGMPIGAKVTLRGERMYEFFDKLIAVALPRVRDFRGISKKSFDGRGNYTLGVKEQLIFPEIDYDKVTKVRGMDIVIVTTANSDEEARELLTQFGMPFQK
- the rpmC gene encoding 50S ribosomal protein L29 encodes the protein MKANEIRDLTTAEIEQNVKTLKEELFNLRFQLATGQLENTARIREVRKSIARMKTIIHQREMAAK
- the rplN gene encoding 50S ribosomal protein L14, which codes for MIQQESRLKVADNSGAREILTIKVLGGSGRKTANIGDVIVGTVKQATPGGVVKKGDVVKAVIVRTKSGARRTDGSYIKFDENACVVIRDDKSPRGTRIFGPVARELRENNFMKIVSLAPEVL
- the rplX gene encoding 50S ribosomal protein L24 is translated as MHVKKGDKVMVISGKDKGKQGRILEAYPKKDRVLVEGVNIVKKHSKPSQANPQGGILTQESPIHVSNVMPLDPKSGEVTRVGYKVEGGKKVRVAKKSGEKLDK